One Panicum virgatum strain AP13 chromosome 9K, P.virgatum_v5, whole genome shotgun sequence genomic region harbors:
- the LOC120651219 gene encoding calmodulin-binding transcription activator 3-like isoform X3, translating into MLEEDFMHIVLVHYLETKGGKSSRARVNNNMIQEAAVDSPLSQLPSQTIEGESSLSGQASEYEEAESADIYSGGAGYHSFTGMQQHENGTGPVIDSSVFSPYTPASSIGNYQGLHPMTQNTSFYPGNQHSSLVLNGSSTGVATNGYANQTDPTSWNPVIELDNGPVQMPLQFPVPPEQGTSTEGLGIDYLTFDEVYSDGLSLKDIGAAGASGESFWQFPGATGDLSAPESNFPQPNDGSLEAAIGYPFLKTQSSNLSDILKDSFKKTDSFTRWMSKELLEVEDSQIQSSSGAYWSTEEADSIIEASSREPLEQFTVSPMLSQDQLFSIVDFAPTWTYVGSKTKILVTGSFLNNSKVTERCKWSCMFGEVEVPAKILADGTLLCYSPQHKPGRVPFYITCSNRLACSEVREFEFRPTVTQYMDAPSPHGATNKVYFQIRLDKLLSLGPDEYQATVSNPSLEMIELSKKISSLMASNDEWSNLLKLAVDNEPSTDDQQDQFAENLIKNKLHVWLLNKVSVGGKGPSVLDDEGQGVLHLAAALGYDWAVRPTLAAGVNINFRDVHGWTALHWAAFCGRERTVVALIALGAAPGALTDPYPDFPESTPADLASANGQKGISGFLAESSLTSHLQALNLKEANMAEISGLPGIGDVTERDSLQPPSGDSLGPVRNAAQAAARIYQVFRVQSFQRKQAAQYEDDKGGLSDERALSLLSVKPSKPGQLDPLHSAATRIQNKFRGWKGRKEFLLIRQRIVKIQAHVRGHQVRKHYRKIVWSVGIVEKVILRWRRRGAGLRGFRSTEASTEGSSGGTRSNMIKDKPSGDDYDFLQEGRKQTEERLQKALARVKSMAQYPEARDQYQRILTVVSKMQESQAMQEKMLEESAEMDDGYFMNELQELWDDDTPLPGYF; encoded by the exons ATGCTGGAAGA GGACTTTATGCACATTGTACTTGTGCATTATCTTGAAACAAAG GGTGGGAAGTCATCTCGTGCTAGGGTAAATAATAACATGATTCAAGAAGCTGCTGTGGATAGTCCTTTAAGTCAATTACCCTCACAGACTATAGAGGGTGAAAGCTCACTTAGTGGACAAGCCTCAGAGTACGAAGAAGCAGAATCAG CAGATATTTATTCAGGAGGAGCCGGATACCACTCTTTCACTGGGATGCAGCAGCATGAAAATGGAACTGGACCCGTGATAGATTCTTCTGTCTTCAGCCCATACACACCTGCTTCATCCATAG GCAATTACCAGGGGCTGCATCCCATGACACAAAATACAAGCTTCTATCCTGGTAACCAACATAGTTCTCTGGTTCTTAATGGATCAAGCACGGGGGTTGCAACGAACGGGTATGCAAATCAAACTGATCCTACATCGTGGAATCCGGTGATAGAACTAGACAATGGGCCTGTTCAAATGCCTCTCCAGTTTCCTGTTCCTCCTGAGCAAGGCACTTCCACGGAAGGCTTGGGAATTGACTATTTGACATTCGATGAAGTATATTCTGATGGCCTCAGTCTCAAGGATATTGGCGCTGCAGGAGCTAGTGGAGAATCATTTTGGCAG TTCCCTGGTGCTACAGGTGATTTGTCTGCACCAGAGAGCAACTTCCCACAGCCAAATGATGGTTCTCTGGAGGCAGCCATTGGCTATCCATTTTTGAAAACTCAGTCATCCAATCTATCTGATATCCTAAAAGACAGCTTTAAGAAAACTGACAGTTTTACAAGATGGATGAGCAAAGAGCTTCTTGAAGTGGAGGATTCCCAAATTCAATCTAGTTCTGGGGCATACTGGAGCACTGAAGAAGCAGATAGTATCATTGAAGCATCAAGCCGTGAGCCGCTGGAACAGTTCACTGTTTCCCCAATGCTCTCGCAGGACCAGCTCTTTAGTATAGTTGATTTTGCTCCAACCTGGACCTATGTGGGATCAAAGACCAAG ATTTTAGTTACTGGTAGCTTCCTGAATAACAGTAAAGTCACTGAGAGATGCAAGTGGTCATGTATGTTTGGAGAAGTTGAAGTTCCAGCAAAAATTTTAGCAGATGGTACTCTTCTCTGTTATTCGCCCCAGCATAAACCTGGTAGAGTACCTTTCTATATCACCTGCTCCAACAGGTTGGCCTGCAGTGAAGTGCGAGAGTTTGAATTTCGACCAACTGTCACCCAATACATGGACGCTCCTAGTCCACATGGTGCAACAAACAAAGTTTATTTCCAGATACGTCTTGATAAACTGTTGTCCCTTGGACCAGATGAATACCAGGCAACTGTATCCAATCCCAGCCTTGAGATGATTGAATTAAGCAAGAAGATAAGTTCACTAATGGCGAGCAATGATGAGTGGTCCAACTTGTTAAAGTTGGCTGTTGATAATGAGCCTTCTACTGATGATCAGCAGGATCAGTTTGCTGAAAACTTGATTAAGAATAAATTGCATGTCTGGCTTCTCAATAAAGTTAGTGTGGGTGGTAAGGGACCCAGTGTGTTAGATGATGAAGGACAGGGCGTGCTTCACTTAGCAGCTGCCCTTGGATATGATTGGGCTGTAAGGCCAACACTTGCTGCTGGCGTGAATATAAATTTCAGAGATGTTCATGGGTGGACTGCTCTCCACTGGGCTGCCTTTTGTGGCCG AGAGCGGACTGTAGTTGCGCTTATTGCCCTGGGAGCAGCTCCTGGAGCTTTGACAGATCCATATCCTGACTTCCCTGAAAGTACACCAGCAGATCTTGCATCTGCTAATGGTCAAAAGGGAATATCTGGTTTCTTGGCGGAGTCCTCTCTGACGAGTCATCTTCAGGCCCTCAATCTTAAGGAAGCTAATATGGCCGAAATATCTGGTCTGCCTGGTATTGGAGATGTTACAGAGAGGGATTCATTGCAGCCTCCAAGCGGAGATTCATTGGGTCCTGTTCGAAATGCTGCTCAAGCTGCTGCTCGGATATATCAAGTTTTTAGGGTGCAATCCTTCCAGAGGAAGCAAGCAGCTCAATATGAGGATGATAAAGGTGGGTTGTCAGATGAGCGTGCCCTTTCACTCCTTTCTGTCAAGCCATCCAAGCCAGGGCAGCTTGATCCCCTGCATTCTGCTGCAACTCGTATACAGAATAAATTCAGGGGATGGAAGGGGAGAAAGGAATTTCTTCTTATCAGGCAGCGTATTGTCAAGATCCAG GCTCATGTGCGAGGTCACCAAGTGAGGAAGCATTATCGGAAAATAGTTTGGTCTGTTGGGATTGTTGAGAAAGTTATCCTGCGCTGGCGGCGAAGAGGGGCTGGGTTACGTGGGTTTCGGTCTACAGAAGCTTCAACAGAGGGCAGCAGTGGCGGAACACGTAGCAATATGATCAAAGATAAGCCTTCTGGAGATGACTATGATTTCTTGCAAGAAGGACGAAAGCAAACTGAAGAACGGCTCCAGAAAGCTCTTGCCAGAGTGAAGTCCATGGCTCAATACCCGGAAGCAAGGGACCAGTACCAGAGGATTTTGACTGTTGTGTCAAAAATGCAGGAGTCCCAG GCTATGCAAGAAAAGATGCTCGAGGAGTCCGCAGAGATGGACGATGGTTATTTCATGAATGAATTGCAGGAGCTGTGGGATGATGATACACCTCTTCCTGGTTATTTCTAG